The genomic interval ATGGCCGCGGGCATCACCGGCATCGGGATGGGCCTGTCCATCCCCGCCTCGAACAACGCCAGCCTGCAGCTCGCGCCGGACCAGATCTCCGCGATCGCCGGACTCCGCGGCATGTTCCGTCAGTCCGGCGGCATCGTCGCCGTCTCGATCACCACTGCGATCCTGAACCACGCCGCCAACGGCGGCACCTCGCAGGCCCACAGCTTCGTCGTCTTCGCGGCCATCCTGCTCCTGATGATCCCGTTCACCTTCCTCGTCCCCGATCATCGCGGGACCTGGTAACTGCCACCTCCCCCGCACGGTCCACCCAGGAGTTCGGGTCCGCTGTGGTCGGCGGATCCCCAGCCCATCACAATCGGTCCGATGTCTGCCTCGCCCGTGCGAAACGTCAGGCTCCGGCAGATTGTGATGGCCTGCAGATCCGGGCGTCGCTCTCGTCGAACAGACCCATCCGCCGGCCGAGCAGGGACGAAGTAGGGGTGTCCTGTCCAGCTTTCGTCTTGGGGTGTTTCTGATGGTCACGCTGGCCTTCATCGGATTGCTGGGCGGTCTGGTCACCGGGGTGTCCCCCTGTGTCCTGCCGATGCTTCCGATCATCTTCTTCGCCGGCGCCGGCGGTCAGCAGGGCAGTCAGAAGACCGCCGCTGCTTCCGGTGACCTGCTGGTCGAAGAGCTCACGCTGGAGAAGCCGTGCCGCGATCTGCGACCGCTGAAGATCATCGTCGGCATCGTGGTGAGCTTCAGCCTCTTCACGCTCACCGGCTCCGTGATCCTGTCGGCGCTCGGGCTCCCGGACGACTTCCTCCGCTGGGGCGGACTGACCATCCTCACCCTGGTCGGGCTGGGCCTGATCTTCCCGGCGCTCGGCCACCTGATCGAGAAGCCGTTCTACCGGCTGCCGAAGCTCAACCGGAACAACAACGGCGCCTTCGTCCTGGGCCTCGGTCTCGGCACGCTGTACGTCCCGTGCGCCGGCCCGGTCCTGGCCGCGATCACCGTCGCCGGCGCCACCGGCAACATCGGCTGGCGGACCGTCGTACTCACGGTGTCGTTCGCCCTCGGCGCCGCGCTGCCGCTGCTGATCTTCGCCTCGGCCGGATCGCGGATCTCCCAGCGGGTGAAGGCGTACCGCGATCATGCCCGCGGATTCCGGATCGGTGGCGGGATCGTGATGATCCTGCTCGCCGTCGCGCTGGCCTTCAACATCACCGATGTGATCCAGCGGTCGCTGCCGTCGTACACGAGCGGGCTGGAGAAGAAGGTCGCCGAGAACAAAACGGTGCAGGGCGCACTCGCACCGGCGATCGGCGACGCGTCGGCCGAGCTCAGCAAGTGCACGCCGGGCGCGGCGGAACTCGCCTCCTGCGGTGCGGCGCCGGCGTTCCGCGGTACCCAGAAATGGTTCAACACTCCAGGCGGACAGCCCACCACCCTCGCCGACCTCAAGGGCAAGGTCGTGCTCGTCGACTTCTGGGCGTACTCGTGCATCAACTGCCAGCGCGCCACACCACATCTGCTGGCGTGGG from Kribbella sp. NBC_00709 carries:
- a CDS encoding cytochrome c biogenesis protein CcdA, which encodes MVTLAFIGLLGGLVTGVSPCVLPMLPIIFFAGAGGQQGSQKTAAASGDLLVEELTLEKPCRDLRPLKIIVGIVVSFSLFTLTGSVILSALGLPDDFLRWGGLTILTLVGLGLIFPALGHLIEKPFYRLPKLNRNNNGAFVLGLGLGTLYVPCAGPVLAAITVAGATGNIGWRTVVLTVSFALGAALPLLIFASAGSRISQRVKAYRDHARGFRIGGGIVMILLAVALAFNITDVIQRSLPSYTSGLEKKVAENKTVQGALAPAIGDASAELSKCTPGAAELASCGAAPAFRGTQKWFNTPGGQPTTLADLKGKVVLVDFWAYSCINCQRATPHLLAWDKAYKSLGLEIVGVHSPEFAFEKDAGNLGSAIRKEGIGYPVVQDNNLATWTAYRNQYWPAKYLIDAGGTVRAINFGEGNYAQTEQQIRELLTAANPNTKLPAPVDGTVKADVGVAGRTPETYLAYSRSTNLAGPAGKLTPGQTVAFGLNPAQPDDTYSLGGNWAVGTQSVTSANGSQARLNFNASKVYHVLSGHGTVTVSIPGEPDKVIQVDGTPNAYQLVDKPTTERKTMTLTYTPGISAFTFSFG